A region from the Streptomyces sp. 3214.6 genome encodes:
- a CDS encoding sirohydrochlorin chelatase — protein MTTAPPALLIAGHGTRDDAGAEAFRDFVRELGRRHAELPVAGGFIELSPPPLGDAVTELVERGVRRFAAVPLMLVSAGHAKGDIPAALSREKERHPGISYTYGRPLGPHPALLNVLERRLDEALGTTGRTPEDLADVTVLLVGRGSTDPDANAEVYKAARLLWEGRGYAGVETAFVSLAAPDVPSGLDRCVKLGAKRIVVLPYFLFTGILPDRVRHQSEGWAAAHPEVDVRAADVIGPEPELLDLVMERYEEAVKGDLRMNCDSCVYRIALPGFEDKVGLPQQPHFHPDDDDHHHDGHGHPHHGGHTHSHAH, from the coding sequence GTGACCACCGCGCCGCCCGCCCTGCTCATCGCCGGCCATGGCACCCGGGACGATGCCGGGGCCGAGGCGTTCCGCGACTTCGTACGGGAGTTGGGGCGCCGCCACGCCGAACTGCCCGTCGCGGGCGGCTTCATCGAGCTGTCCCCGCCGCCGTTGGGCGACGCGGTCACGGAACTGGTGGAGCGCGGCGTACGCCGGTTCGCCGCCGTGCCGCTGATGCTGGTGTCCGCCGGGCACGCCAAGGGCGACATCCCGGCGGCCCTGTCCCGCGAGAAGGAACGCCACCCGGGGATCTCCTACACGTACGGGCGGCCGCTGGGCCCGCACCCGGCGCTGCTGAACGTGCTGGAGCGGCGACTGGACGAGGCCCTCGGCACCACGGGGCGTACCCCCGAGGACCTGGCCGACGTCACCGTGCTGCTGGTCGGCCGCGGCTCGACGGACCCGGACGCCAACGCCGAGGTGTACAAGGCGGCCCGGCTGCTGTGGGAGGGCCGCGGGTACGCGGGCGTGGAGACGGCGTTCGTGTCGCTGGCCGCGCCGGACGTGCCCAGCGGCCTCGACCGGTGCGTGAAGCTCGGCGCCAAGCGGATCGTCGTCCTGCCGTACTTCCTGTTCACCGGGATCCTGCCGGACCGGGTGCGGCACCAGAGCGAGGGCTGGGCGGCCGCGCACCCCGAGGTCGACGTGCGCGCGGCGGACGTCATCGGTCCCGAGCCGGAGCTGCTCGACCTGGTGATGGAGCGGTACGAGGAGGCCGTCAAGGGCGATCTGCGGATGAACTGCGACTCGTGCGTGTACCGGATCGCGCTGCCGGGGTTCGAGGACAAGGTGGGGCTGCCGCAGCAGCCGCACTTCCACCCGGACGACGACGACCACCACCACGACGGGCACGGGCACCCTCATCACGGAGGGCACACGCACTCCCATGCACACTGA